The DNA sequence CAAGCATGCCGTTCGAACACAGCCAATATGCGTTAATGTTTGCTCGATTGTGTTTTAGTAGTGAATCTTTTTTGGATAATTTATTTGAGTTAAGAGAGCTGTCTCTGTTTAATCAAACCGATTGTTGCTGAATTGTTTTATTCTGCGCATGTTTTGAATAATCTGTGTGTCATTGGGTCATCTTCATTGGCTAATTAAATGTGGAAATGAAGTATCTTCGTGTATGGGTTTTATCGTGAGGTAACGGAAATATGTAAAGAAAGCAGTAGACCACGTAGGgtgaaataaagtgttttttattttgttgtgtttcagaACCCTGCTTGAATTACTGGTGATTGGCCTGGCGACACATTCCTCAGAGTTGATGAATAATGTGTGAGCGAATTATGTTCAGAGGTAATAAGAACTGTCAAGTGTTTTCTCATGAAAACTTTTGAAGATGTGTCACAGCTTCAAGGGAAGCACGggacgaggagacgaggaattcacAAATGGAGAGTATTTAATGCAAACGgaaacacagatcacaggtagggtagacactcaaagaccgacaaacactaactgaaaggactggggcttttaaagacaggacaatcaaggaactaaggagacacacctggaatcaaattaacaatcagACAGGGggaaaactgggtcacagggaacacatggggagcaaaaacacaacaaaagttGAACACGTGAAAAGAtgattgtgtttatatatatatatatatatatatatatatatatatatatatatatatatatatatatatatatatatatatatatatatatatatatataatatagatttCTTTTAAGGAGAACCACCGGTTGGTTTTAATTTCCTTTTCTTAGATCCAGACATTTTAAAGGTATTAGATTAGTTTGAAGAGTTTAATAATGTCAAATGCTCAATTCAGAGTAttcataaggtttttttttgttgttgtttgttttttttttagcaggactaatttttttagcatttttcttATTGTTTGGTGAATTACCCAGTACTTCTTGTATACCATGTATTACCCTAATATTACtatgattttgttttaattgtccTCCTTCCTGATTCCATGGCAAGATTCTTCTGTGGTTCCTGGTGATTTGTATTTCCTCTTGAGTGCTGTGAATGCTGTGATGAATTGAGGTTTGAATTTCAGTTAGTGGTTGCATATTTTTCACACTTATAGTTGTGGCGCCCTTATGCTGACTTCATGTGCTATTGGACgtttcctatttcccacttatgaagtcgtgattatGAGCTTGTTgtattcaagtgctttgttgttggaaagaataaaatgcatcccattggttgacactcatataaacattcactgtgctatacatgcagtttgctgacaattctgggatttcggtcaaatacatgctttcGTCGGattttgcatatatttattcaaaGGAGGCGTAAGCATGTATCTTCTACAGAAGTAGCGCAGAGAGCTGCTTCAGAAACATGCGTGGCGTGGCACAAGCCGTATCAGAACCAAAATTGTCCAAGAATTAATGGCAGGAAAGACACTTATGTTCGAGAGAGACCATGTATGAAGTGTTTCTTGTGTCTATAACCGTTATAGTACATTAAAGAATGATTAGCCTATATGACTTCTTACATACGCCATGACCTGTAAATGCGAAAAAACGTTTCCAgttcagttttgtgaaatattcctttttcGAATTGCCTGAAAACCACCTCATGCGAGCGTAAAAACGTTTTTGCAATACATGGGAGTTTGGGACCGGGGATGAAAGTAACACTTTGTTTGAGAATCAGTAACTCAGTGGTGGTTTGTGCTAGATCTCTCAAACTTTGATCTGCAGTAGCCACATTTGtctactacaaataaaactcaCTTGGACGTGTACTGCTACTCCATTACTGGGGTGAGCTGTACAGGCTGGGTTTACACTTCAATTTATGCAACTTTATTGAAGAACAAAAAAGAATCAGTTTTGAATAAAGTgaaccatttaaaatgacaacGTTATATTGTATTCCTTTTAGGATTTTACATTTAGCACAAAAAcaattgctgtgtgtgtgtgtacacgtgTGCGTGCGTGCTGTACTGTGTTCCTGTCACATAAGGGTTCAGTTACTAGCTGTGTTGCCATCTACCTATTTTTATGCGAATTTTGGAATGGATGAAAATGTCAAGATGTGCATAAATTCTACAAatgagcacaaaaaaaaaaaagtaagtcaAAAGATTGTATCTATGATTGctaggaaaaataataataatcttactaaaaatattactttctttcctgaaaatcagtttttttggTCATAAAATCTACAATGTTGCTCACATGCCACGTCTCCACATTAAACATGTGAATGGAGTGTATGATATTGATCCCGCACAGTTATTTTCTGACTTGTCAAaatgacagtgttacaaccccgTGTTCATTTGTGTCGGTGCACTGGCACTACAGTAAGTCAAATTAAACACAAATTCATCAATTAAATCTGCGATCTGTCTATTTTAATTCTGCCTCAGTCCTTAGACGGTTATTTCATGGGCAAAGTTTATTTGagcataatatataaattacaatattgggaaaaaaggaaacaatgctataatattataatgtaatacaaGGTAACGGCTCTGAGGTTCACTTCGTTTGAACCAGATAGCCTAAAGCATTCATGTGGTTTTCAGGCGCTTCAGACGTAATAGATCACCTGCTTTTGGCAAAACAAATCAAGCTCCGATGCAGTGCTTTAATGAgaaatgtgttgtttatttgGTACAAGCTTCGGAGCTTCCGTGTTGAACGTAACAGCACTAGTCATTGTACTGTATAAGTTACAGTTTTAAAGTAGTTTTGAAAGGAGACAAAGAAATGAGTACATGCAGGGGcgttgtcatgtgacacacagcagtcACAACagcattatgttttatttatttattcctttttattcgaaacattcccaaacgcattaactCTATCATGAAGTATCTTGATTCTTACCTTTATAGATTGTTAGTACATCTATAGTGGGTGATGGTCAAAGTAAtgatgtaatctattaactatgcttaaaaacctgtctgtttacttaattaacagatttgggtgtcatgccataacatatttttaattcataagctcaacagaatcgtgtgtgattggttataatgcgcagcgCTGTAAAAACGCATCTGtatctggctcagcgccagccagcgaacgcagatttgaatttagcagctgatgatatgagCACTGACCGATCTAATCACGCTGgtgtgattgtattaaatatagaaaataataatcggctattttttgtcttttggaagctgcattcaaaatccacttgtctcaaaaatctgagggggcacgtgcccctCACTGTGAATGGGCATCCTATTAAGCTCCATTAAAATCGAGATGTGCCTAGACAGCACTATCAGCGTGAGTAGCTagtatctctctatctctccttCTCCGGATGTAGTTCAGGTGACGGACTGCAGCCTAAACACGCCTATCGCTTCTCCCTCCTAAACACGCGTTTAGGCTGCAGTAAGTTTAGTTTAGTCACGCAAGAATACGCTACAGTTTATCCAGAAGTCTTCCAGAGAAGAATCAGTCTGCTCTCTGCCGCAGTTTTTGGCCAAGGATTCCCTTAAGGTATGTTTTACGTTTAAAGACACTTAGACCGAGAATCGTTTCTGTGATTAGCTGAATTATATACTAATTGTCgaaacaaagattttttttttcgcGCTGGGAAAGTGGATGTTCCAAAATAGGCTTTACGAAAAACTACACGTCTTTAATCCATATGCTCGATATTTAATTCGCCTGTGACAAAATCATGCATAGTATTTATTCTAGCTAACATGTTTGGGAACTACTGTAAAACCGTCCATCCATTCAAACAGCGCTCGCATTTGGTTTTGACAATGAGTACAGTAAAGAACCGAACTATTGAATGGATGCAATATGCCgtgttgcacacacacacaataatataTGTCAATGTCATAATCATCGAGTGCAGAGCGCGGATCTCGCGCCTGCATGTTAAAAAGtgaacacacttttaaaaggggCGGGGCAGTTAGAGTGACGGTTTGTTCTTCCAATGGCTTGTCTGATATTTGTAATAGTTTGCATATTCCGTCCCACCCCTCTTGCGGTATATATTACATCTGTTGCCCAGTTAAAAATAACCTGCAGATAAATACTTTATGGTTTTGTGGTAGCTTAGCCTAGGCCTATATATTGTGTTTATGTAACTTATCATGAATGTGTTGATCACAGGAGTTTAAGGACGTTGTCTCTCTTGTAACACAATCACAGTAATAATCTGTTATGATGTCTGGAGGGGATATTTGCTTTTGACACTTCAGGTTATATTAAACAATCAGAATATGAGAAGTAGGCCTATGTTATATTGGTAAGAAACATGgttaaagtattaaaatgacaatatatACATCAATATATCATAAGCCGCATGTTTGAATAAAGAGAAGATATCAAATTTCTTTGGCCGGATATCACTTCCAGCTATTACTACTCaataaaacacttttgtttacttttattatttcagtatGACAGTGGCGCCCTCTGCTGCCTCTCAACTAATAACGTAATATTTCTATGTAGTTGTCACATTCTATAATGTATATCTTCTTCGGAAAAAACACAgcatatttgttttcggtacaggctttaattaaatgattaagtCGTGATTTGTTGAAAACAataggatttttattttgtttttaaagtatttagaaatgaaagattatttaaaaGACGAGGTTCTTTGCATTTTCacttctttaaaataatgtttatatgttTGTTGTCagtaaacaataataacataatgcAACAATTGATTTAAATCATCATTTTTCCAGCACTGAATCATGTATAACGTCATCAATGTGTCGTGTGCAGAGATTGAGAGCGCTGTGGGTTTTCTGTTTATGATTCAGTCTGTTATACTGAACCAAACACTCAATGCTGACTGTGAGCAGAGCTGGTATTCAGAGGTGAGTGTGTTTCTGTCCATTATTCACTCACACACGTATTGGTATCCCTATCATTATGGGATCATTTCATAGGaataatggtttttctactgtacaaactgtattttctatcctcTTACCCTACATAACCTCTTACAGAAAACTTTCgacattttcaaaacacttcattctgtgtgatttataagcttgtttcctcatggggaccaaaaaatgtccccaaaaggtcaaaatttactggtatttcTATACTTGTGGAGACATTTGGTCCTCGTAAtgtagaaacacacacacacacacacattacttgATCCTCTTTTGCTTAAATTTGAGCAGGACGGGAGTCTGATAGCAGATCCATCAAAACCACACAAACTGATTGCTCCTGTTATTTCTGTCTCGTCTGATCGTCTCGTCACGTCTCACTGTGTGAATCTGAATCATGAGATCATCTGTGATTCTGCTGATGGAGTAAATCAACTCAATCTCTCTCAACACTCatctgttttcatatttaaccCTTCATGAACATTATAAATTATGCTCTAATACTTATTTCCTTTATTTCAGTCTCATTTCAGTTGTGTGACCGCATTCAGAGGTGAGAGAAACAGTGAAACACATCAGTGTGTCCTGATTGAAATCAAACTCTGTGTTGAACTGAATCTTCTGTGAATCATGATgattgtgaatgtgtttt is a window from the Onychostoma macrolepis isolate SWU-2019 chromosome 03, ASM1243209v1, whole genome shotgun sequence genome containing:
- the LOC131536113 gene encoding uncharacterized protein LOC131536113 isoform X1, with product MCHSFKGSTGRGDEEFTNGEYLMQTETQITEIESAVGFLFMIQSVILNQTLNADCEQSWYSEDGSLIADPSKPHKLIAPVISVSSDRLVTSHCVNLNHEIICDSADGSHFSCVTAFRARNQTAATPNSDDLNQVTFQHSDRSLWILAVFVVIAVLIIIILICFLWQKKKLRCFPNVFQRDDSENRDPESGVQMQLGSDESDSLNQSVLRSSE
- the LOC131536113 gene encoding uncharacterized protein LOC131536113 isoform X2 — encoded protein: MYNVINVSCAEIESAVGFLFMIQSVILNQTLNADCEQSWYSEDGSLIADPSKPHKLIAPVISVSSDRLVTSHCVNLNHEIICDSADGSHFSCVTAFRARNQTAATPNSDDLNQVTFQHSDRSLWILAVFVVIAVLIIIILICFLWQKKKLRCFPNVFQRDDSENRDPESGVQMQLGSDESDSLNQSVLRSSE